The Bacillaceae bacterium IKA-2 DNA window AAGCCATAGGTAACGTTTTCTATTACGGTCAGATGCGGAAAAAGTAAGGTTTGCTGGAACATCATCACGATTGGGCGCTGACTTGGGGAAACATTGACAATATTGTTTCCCTCCACAAAAATTTCCCCCGAAGTCAGGTTTTCTAGTCCAGCAATGCAGCGGAGTAATGTAGACTTACCAGTCCCGGACGGTCCTACTAAGCTAACAATCTCACCTTCAGCGATCTCTACAGTTATATCTTTAAAAATCGTTCCTTCTGAAAATTCTTTTTGACAGTTTACCAATTTAATCACTTGGCCATTTTCACCACCTTTTTTTACAATAACTATTTTAACGAATTTCATCATTCTAATTTTACGCCAATAAGATACTAAATCTAGTTGAGTTAAAGTGTTCTCAACTAGATTTAACTCGATATGCCTAAATTATTGGTATTATGAAATCCACTCATTTACCTATAAAAATCGTCACTCGAATTACTAGTTCCACCATCACAATAAACAAAAGTGGTAGTAATGCAAACATAAGTGAAAAGCTGGCAATAACCATGTCATCTACAGAAGAAAAATACGGGTAATAGAGCATCGCCAACGTTACGACATTTCCGCCTCCAATAAGCGCGGTCAGTACGTACTGACTTAACGAGATAACATATGTTAGGTAAATCGCTGCTCGCAAACTTGGCAACAGTAATGGAAACATGACCAACCAAAACGTACTTAACGTTGTGCCACCAAGTGTGAATGACTGTTCCTCCCACTTCATTCCAACCCGCTCGAATCCAGATCGCAAAATCCTAATTGAATAGGGGACTGTCGGGATCAAGTGAACAAGAACCACTCCTAACCACTGATCGGCAAGACCTAATTTAATCATCGTTAGATGAATGCCCATTGCTATCGCCAGGGCTGGAATAAGAATCGGCATAAATAAAATCGTTTCAATGACACCTTTACCTTTAAACGAATAAAAAGCAAGTGCTCTCCCCGTTGGAATTGCAATTAATAAGTTTAATAAAATAACAGCGATTGCGATTTTATAAGTAACTGAAATAGCCGCAACAATCTTTGGGTCATTCAAGACAACGCTCCAGCCCCGTAAGCTGAAATCTGAAGGAAGGAGTTCTCCCCAACTCCAGCCAACAGCAAGACTTTTCAATGATAAAAGGATGATAGGCACGGAAAACACGGCGATTAATATAACGATTACGATCATTTTTCGCTGTTTTTTCATTTAATTTCCCCTCATCATTCGATAACGCTTTTTTTGTAATAGATAAAAAAATATCGTTGCCAAGATCATTATCATCGCTGTAATTAAGAGCATACTGGCCATTGCAAGTGGTCGGTTACTCCAATTACCCTCAAAAAACCATTGATAAGCTAAAACTGGTAGCATTTTCGGGTATGTTGCGCCAAGTAAATAAGGGACTTCAAAGGCTGCAAATACAAAGGCAAAGATAATCAAACCCGTTTCAACGACAACTGGAAAAAGCCAAGGCCATTCGACCGTCCGAAAAGTTTCCCACTTGCCACCGCCAAGTGTTCTCACAACATCTTTATAGCGGTTATCGATTTGAGCAAATACTGGCAGAAGCATCAGGACAACAAAAGGGATCTCCTTCCAAATATACGTTAAAATAATTCCAACACCTTGACGATCCATCACAATGATCGGAAATTGGCTCATTTCATCAATAATTCCAATTTGGCTAGCCAACGTTGAGAACAAGCCACTCGGTGCAAATAAAAGTAATATCAGATAACCCGCAATAAAATGTGGAAACAGCATTGGCAACCAGATAAGTAGTTTCCAGGATTTTTTTAGTAATATTTCATGTAAGAACTTCGTCACGACAATACCAATTGTAAGTGCGATGACGGTTGAAATAAATGAGACTCGGAAACTAAATACTAGTGAATCCCAAAATGACTTTTGTTCAAATAGTCTGCTGTAATTGGCAAACGTTAAGCCTTGACCTTTTGGATCTGCAAAACTCTCGATTATTGTTTGTAATAATCCATAGGCGACAAGAATTAAGACGAATAATAGCCCTGGCAGCAAATAAAGAAATTTTTTATTGGTTGAATTGTACCACCTCATATAACCAATTCTCCTTTATCCACTCCACATATCGGGAATCAACTTCCGGAAGTAGATGCTCTTGTAATATTTCTGCTGCCAAAAC harbors:
- a CDS encoding ABC transporter permease subunit; this translates as MKKQRKMIVIVILIAVFSVPIILLSLKSLAVGWSWGELLPSDFSLRGWSVVLNDPKIVAAISVTYKIAIAVILLNLLIAIPTGRALAFYSFKGKGVIETILFMPILIPALAIAMGIHLTMIKLGLADQWLGVVLVHLIPTVPYSIRILRSGFERVGMKWEEQSFTLGGTTLSTFWLVMFPLLLPSLRAAIYLTYVISLSQYVLTALIGGGNVVTLAMLYYPYFSSVDDMVIASFSLMFALLPLLFIVMVELVIRVTIFIGK
- a CDS encoding ABC transporter permease subunit, with translation MRWYNSTNKKFLYLLPGLLFVLILVAYGLLQTIIESFADPKGQGLTFANYSRLFEQKSFWDSLVFSFRVSFISTVIALTIGIVVTKFLHEILLKKSWKLLIWLPMLFPHFIAGYLILLLFAPSGLFSTLASQIGIIDEMSQFPIIVMDRQGVGIILTYIWKEIPFVVLMLLPVFAQIDNRYKDVVRTLGGGKWETFRTVEWPWLFPVVVETGLIIFAFVFAAFEVPYLLGATYPKMLPVLAYQWFFEGNWSNRPLAMASMLLITAMIMILATIFFYLLQKKRYRMMRGN